A DNA window from Arachis duranensis cultivar V14167 chromosome 3, aradu.V14167.gnm2.J7QH, whole genome shotgun sequence contains the following coding sequences:
- the LOC110278632 gene encoding uncharacterized protein LOC110278632: MLEGEAEHWWQGVQRLLQQDEGDIPWNTFKDEFYKKYFPRAARDAKEMELMQLKQGNTTIAEYARKFDDLCRFSKICQGNPADFEEWKCLKFEGGLREDLMSSVVPLEIRNFAELVNKCKLVEEYAKKVTASKASRQGFPPRNYNSYNWQPRRTNFKTPGVPQRRNPQAGNAPARPTSRNGGRLRQDNGKRPQQAQVNTTCRQCGKDHGNRPCLFGTFKCYICNEPGHMAKNCPKRFTQNLARTQQQGRVFAMTADDAMQSDALFQGQCIVKDRFLTVLYDSGASHSFVSLTIARELGLDFSELNFDLIIHTPASQNVLTSLVCLQVPFTIRNRTFIHDLICLPLCGLEVILGLDWLSKYHVFLECYERTSVIPSKGLDIKPFLSHTLYLNSVIEFSIELVPGTGPISIAPYRMSPLELAELKKQLDELLGKRFIRPSASPWGAPVLLVKKKDGGMRLYIDY, encoded by the coding sequence ATGCTGGAAGGAGAGGCTGAGCATTGGTGGCAGGGGGTACAGCGACTGTTGCAACAAGATGAAGGCGATATTCCTTGGAATACTTTTAAGGACGAATTTTATAAGAAGTATTTTCCGAGGGCAGCTCGTGATGCTAAGGAGATGGAACTTATGCAGCTAAAACAGGGTAATACAACTATTGCAGAATATGCCCGTAAATTTGATGACTTGTGCCGTTTCTCCAAAATCTGCCAAGGGAATCCTGCTGACTTTGAAGAATGGAAGTGCTTGAAGTTCGAAGGGGGCCTTCGTGAGGATCTGATGAGTTCAGTAGTCCCATTGGAGATACGAAATTTTGCTGAGCTGGTTAATAAGTGCAAGTTAGTGGAAGAATATGCTAAGAAGGTAACTGCCTCTAAAGCAAGTCGTCAAGGATTTCCACCAAGGAACTATAATAGTTACAATTGGCAACCACGAAGGACAAACTTCAAGACCCCTGGTGTGCCACAGCGAAGGAACCCACAAGCTGGTAACGCTCCTGCTCGCCCTACGAGTAGAAACGGAGGTAGACTAAGGCAGGATAATGGTAAACGACCCCAACAGGCACAGGTGAATACTACATGTAGGCAGTGTGGGAAGGATCATGGTAATAGACCCTGTTTGTTTGGAACATTCAAGTGTTATATTTGTAACGAACCAGGGCATATGGCTAAGAACTGCCCAAAGAGGTTTACCCAGAATCTAGCGCGAACCCAGCAACAAGGTCGAGTGTTTGCTATGACTGCTGATGATGCTATGCAATCAGACGCCCTGTTCCAAGGTCAGTGTATTGTCAAAGATCGATTTCTAACTGTACTGTATGACTCGGGTGCATCGCATTCCTTTGTTTCTTTAACTATTGCTCGTGAGTTGGGACTAGATTTCTCTGAGTTGAACTTTGATCTGATTATCCATACACCTGCATCCCAAAATGTTTTGACTAGTTTAGTGTGCCTGCAAGTACCATTCACTATTAGGAACAGAACTTTTATACATGATCTAATCTGTTTGCCTTTatgtggtttagaagttattctAGGGTTAGATTGGTTATCTAAGTATCATGTTTTCCTTGAGTGCTATGAAAGAACTTCTGTTATTCCATCTAAGGGTTTAGATATTAAACCATTTTTGTCTCATACTTTATATCTGAATTCTGTAATAGAATTCAGCATTGAACTTGTACCTGGAACCGGACCGATTTCCATAGCACCGTACCGGATGTCACCATTGGAACTTGCAGAGTTAAAGAAGCAATTGGATGAGCTACTTGGAAAGAGATTTATTCGTCCCAGTGCATCACCTTGGGGAGCTCCGGTATTGctagtaaagaagaaggatggtggAATGAGACTTTACATAGATTACTGA